The Desulfatibacillum aliphaticivorans DSM 15576 nucleotide sequence TATTTTGGAAAGGAGATAGCAATGAAAAAAATTCTGTTTCTGATCGCGGCGCTGAGCATCATCGCAGCCGGGACGGCCTTGGCGGCCGACACCGTCAAAATCGGCCTGACGGCTCCTATTACCGGTTCCTGGGCCGCGGAAGGCCAGGACATGAAGCAGATTTGTGAACTGTTGGCCGATCAGGTGAACGCCGATGGCGGCCTGTTGGGCAAAGAGGTCGAGGTGGTTGTGGCTGATGACGGCGGCAACGAGCAGACCGCAGCCCTGGCGGCCCAGCGTCTGGCGACCAAAGGCATTGTCGCCGTTGTGGGCACCTACGGCTCCTCCGTGACCGAGGCTTCCCAGGGCATTTACAACGCCGCCAAGATCCCCCAAATCGCCAATGGATCCACGGCTGTCCGCCTGACCGAAAAAGGCCTGAAATACTTTTTCCGCACCAGCCCCCGCGATGACGAGCAGGGCCGGGTGGCCGCCAAGACCCTCATGGGCATGGGCTACAAAAAGATCGCCATTCTCCATGACAACACCACTTACGCCAAGGGCCTGGCCGAAGAAACCAAGGCTCTTCTGGACAAAGAGCCCGTGGAACTGGTTTTCTTTGACGCTCTGACCCCCGGCGAGCAGGACTACACCACCATTCTGACCACCCTGAAAACCAAGAATGCGGAAGTGGTTTTCTTCACCGGCTACTATCCGGAAGCGGGCCTCATGCTTCGCCAGAAAAAAGAGATGGGCTTTGACGTTCCCTTTGTGGGCGGCGACGCCACCAACAACCCCGACCTGGTGAAGATCGCCGGCAAAGACGCCGCCGAAGGCTTCTACTTTATTTCTCCTCCGGTTCCCCAGGATCTGCCCTCCAAGGAGGCCAAAGACTTCCTGGCCGCTTACACCAAGAAATACGGCGCAGCTCCCGGCTCCATCTGGGCGGTTCTCTCCGGCGACGGCTTCCGGGTTATGGTGGAAGCCATTAAGCAGACCAATTCCACCGATCCCAACAAGATCGCCGATTACCTGCATACGGGTATGAAAGACTTCCCCGGACTGACGGGAACAATCTCCTTTAACGAAAAGGGCGACCGCGTCGGCGACGTATATCGGGTTTACAAAGTAGATGCAGAGGGTGGGTTCATCCTTCAGTAATTAACACGGATTGCGTATCGTTCGCACCGTATGCGGAGGGGGCGGCAGGGGCTTAAGGCCTTTGCCGCCCGTTTCCCTTTTTGGGGCCTTCGTGAAAATTCCTGCAAGGGGAACTGACTCATGGAACAATTTTTCCAGCAATTGACCAACGGGCTGGCCATCGGAGGCATATACGCCCTTATCGCTTTGGGCTACACCCTGGTTTACGGGGTATTAAAACTCATCAATTTCGCCCACGGCGATTTATTCACCATCGGGGCTTTTCTGGGCCTCTCTCTTCTTACGGCTTTTTCCCTGACCGACAAATTGGGCTTTGCCATGGGCGTTGGCGCCCTGGTGCTTATGATCGTGTGCCTGGTGGGCATCATCGGTATATTGTTGGATCAGGCGGCCTATAAGCCTTTGCGCACATCCCCGCGCCTGTCGGCAGTGGTTTCGGCGCTTGGCATGTCCATTGTCTTTTCCAACGCCATCATGCTGGTTTTCGGCCCCAATCCCCAAGTTTACCCCCACGGAATTCTGCCCACCAGCGTGCTGCACATTTTCGGACTGCCCTTTCCGGTCAAACGCCTTCTTTTATTGGTAACCTCCGTGGTGCTCATGGCGGCCCTGTACTTTTTCATCCAAAAGACCACCATCGGCGCGGCCATCCGCGCGGCGGCCATTGACCAGGACGCGGCCCGGCTTATGGGCATCAACGTGAACCTGGTGATCATGCTGATTTTCTTTATCGGCCCCGCCCTGGGCGGCGCGGCCGGAGTCATGGTGGGGCTCTATTACGGGCAGATCAAGTGGACCATGGGCTGGCTATATGGGCTCAAGGCCTTTACCGCAGCCATTCTGGGAGG carries:
- a CDS encoding branched-chain amino acid ABC transporter substrate-binding protein, producing MKKILFLIAALSIIAAGTALAADTVKIGLTAPITGSWAAEGQDMKQICELLADQVNADGGLLGKEVEVVVADDGGNEQTAALAAQRLATKGIVAVVGTYGSSVTEASQGIYNAAKIPQIANGSTAVRLTEKGLKYFFRTSPRDDEQGRVAAKTLMGMGYKKIAILHDNTTYAKGLAEETKALLDKEPVELVFFDALTPGEQDYTTILTTLKTKNAEVVFFTGYYPEAGLMLRQKKEMGFDVPFVGGDATNNPDLVKIAGKDAAEGFYFISPPVPQDLPSKEAKDFLAAYTKKYGAAPGSIWAVLSGDGFRVMVEAIKQTNSTDPNKIADYLHTGMKDFPGLTGTISFNEKGDRVGDVYRVYKVDAEGGFILQ
- a CDS encoding branched-chain amino acid ABC transporter permease translates to MEQFFQQLTNGLAIGGIYALIALGYTLVYGVLKLINFAHGDLFTIGAFLGLSLLTAFSLTDKLGFAMGVGALVLMIVCLVGIIGILLDQAAYKPLRTSPRLSAVVSALGMSIVFSNAIMLVFGPNPQVYPHGILPTSVLHIFGLPFPVKRLLLLVTSVVLMAALYFFIQKTTIGAAIRAAAIDQDAARLMGINVNLVIMLIFFIGPALGGAAGVMVGLYYGQIKWTMGWLYGLKAFTAAILGGIGNIPGAMVGGLLLGVIESLGSAYISMAWKDAITFVVLILILIVRPTGLLGERVAEKI